One region of Candidatus Glassbacteria bacterium genomic DNA includes:
- a CDS encoding ADP-ribosylglycohydrolase family protein: MSRSRTCLSLTAAILLLAGCGGGSNQTLIEGTQLDIPPTHIEISRDRLRDKIMGGFVAQLLGNLNGLPHEFEYFEQPGSVTDYTPGLPEGARTDDDTDLEWVYIYNMQRSGELFLAPEEISRLWKRHINRKIWCANAYARQLMELGVDPPLTGRIALNPWSVFNISGQFICESFGLIAPGMPQTAGMIGTHYTHVTIDGEPAQATQLFTTMIALAFFHGDIDSLLDAGLEAIDPQSEHVELVRDVRAWHAGHPDDWRATRELVRRKYARFGNRDGRETRDGNAYELNSCSTVAALLYGQGDLVETLRIAFNFGWDADNNAATSATIVGVIKGWEWIRQQGWNIADIYRNTTRDEMPDDETISSFGERICEVAERVILRYGGEEIVTGGEPGFRIKLQRPANVEPLPLPPDRIDEIRARLLPQVEKWLDGTQASRARAAYIAIALGEAQRLSAEKKDVWNRAIEDLQAYPELMSLIFSAPAPSGDTIRQRAREAGLVAPKDNS; encoded by the coding sequence ATGAGCAGGAGCCGGACCTGTCTATCGCTGACGGCGGCCATACTTCTGCTTGCAGGCTGCGGTGGCGGAAGCAACCAGACTCTGATCGAGGGCACTCAGCTCGATATCCCGCCGACACACATCGAGATTTCACGCGACAGGCTGCGGGATAAAATCATGGGCGGGTTCGTAGCCCAGCTGCTGGGCAACCTCAACGGCCTGCCCCACGAGTTCGAATATTTCGAGCAGCCGGGCAGCGTGACAGACTACACTCCCGGCCTGCCGGAGGGCGCCCGCACGGATGATGACACCGACCTGGAGTGGGTCTATATCTACAACATGCAGCGCAGCGGAGAACTGTTTCTCGCCCCGGAAGAGATCAGCCGTCTCTGGAAACGGCATATTAACCGCAAAATCTGGTGCGCCAACGCCTATGCCCGCCAGTTGATGGAACTCGGTGTCGATCCGCCGCTGACAGGCCGGATCGCACTGAACCCGTGGTCGGTGTTCAATATCTCAGGCCAGTTTATCTGCGAAAGTTTCGGGCTGATTGCTCCCGGCATGCCCCAGACCGCCGGGATGATCGGCACCCACTACACCCACGTCACTATCGATGGGGAGCCGGCCCAGGCAACACAGTTGTTCACCACGATGATTGCGCTGGCGTTTTTCCACGGCGATATCGATAGCCTGCTCGACGCCGGGCTGGAGGCGATCGACCCGCAGAGCGAACACGTGGAGCTGGTCCGCGACGTCCGCGCCTGGCACGCCGGTCACCCTGATGACTGGCGCGCCACCCGCGAACTGGTACGCCGGAAATACGCCCGCTTCGGTAACCGCGACGGACGCGAGACCCGCGACGGTAACGCGTACGAGTTGAACAGTTGCTCAACCGTGGCGGCGCTGCTCTACGGACAGGGCGACCTGGTGGAAACTCTGCGGATCGCGTTCAATTTCGGCTGGGACGCCGACAACAACGCCGCCACCTCCGCAACCATCGTCGGGGTGATCAAAGGCTGGGAGTGGATCAGACAGCAGGGATGGAATATCGCTGATATTTACCGCAACACTACCCGTGACGAGATGCCGGACGACGAAACGATCAGCAGCTTCGGCGAGCGGATATGCGAGGTTGCCGAACGGGTGATCCTGCGCTACGGTGGAGAGGAAATCGTGACCGGCGGGGAACCGGGATTCAGGATCAAGCTGCAGCGGCCGGCGAACGTGGAGCCCCTGCCCCTGCCGCCGGACCGGATTGATGAGATCCGGGCGCGGTTACTGCCGCAGGTGGAGAAATGGCTCGATGGTACGCAAGCCTCAAGGGCGCGCGCGGCATATATCGCGATCGCACTCGGAGAGGCGCAGAGGTTGAGCGCTGAAAAGAAAGACGTATGGAACCGGGCGATCGAGGACCTGCAGGCGTACCCGGAACTGATGTCCCTGATATTCAGCGCTCCTGCGCCCAGCGGCGACACGATCAGACAGAGAGCTCGTGAGGCCGGCCTCGTGGCGCCGAAGGATAACTCCTGA